A DNA window from Andrena cerasifolii isolate SP2316 chromosome 16, iyAndCera1_principal, whole genome shotgun sequence contains the following coding sequences:
- the Mad2 gene encoding mitotic arrest deficient 2 — protein MTETQQKAKCITLKGSAELVKEYLLYGVNSILYQRGIYPPETFEPVEHFGLFVLMSTDEKIKGFLDTVLGQIQEWLTQRKVQKITLVITNVNTKEVLEKWEFKVDYEGVTSNGVSGGTSNGLPKVGSKDAKAIQKEIREVIRQITGTVSFLPLLDCLCSFDILTYTVPDCGIPKEWDETQPVFIANSQEVQLRSFSTSIHKMETIVSYKND, from the exons ATGACGGAGACCCAACAGAAAGCGAAATGCATCACGTTGAAAGGCTCGGCGGAGTTAGTCAAAGAGTATCTTC TTTACGGCGTGAACAGTATTCTGTACCAGAGAGGCATTTACCCGCCAGAAACTTTCGAGCCTGTCGAGCACTTCGGCTTGTTCGTGCTGATGTCGACGGACGAGAAGATCAAGGGCTTCCTCGACACTGTCCTCGGCCAGATCCAAGAGTGGCTCACCCAGCGCAAAGTGCAGAAAATAACGCTCGTCATAACGAACGTGAACACCAAAGAGGTCTTGGAGAAGTGGGAGTTCAAAGTGGATTACGAAGGCGTAACTTCCAACGGAGTTAGTGGCGGTACGAGTAACGGACTTCCCAAAGTAGGGAGCAAAGACGCCAAGGCTATACAGAAGGAGATCCGAGAGGTGATACGTCAGATCACAG GTACGGTGAGTTTTCTTCCGTTATTGGATTGTTTATGCTCTTTCGACATCTTGACTTACACCGTGCCCGACTGCGGCATTCCCAAAGAGTGGGACGAGACGCAGCCTGTTTTCATAGCGAACAGTCAAGAGGTTCAGTTAAGGTCATTTTCAACCTCTATTCATAAAATGGAAACCATAGTTAGTTATAAGAATGATTAG